The following proteins come from a genomic window of Lolium rigidum isolate FL_2022 chromosome 5, APGP_CSIRO_Lrig_0.1, whole genome shotgun sequence:
- the LOC124651998 gene encoding uncharacterized protein LOC124651998, producing MESFTADNQPPQGGAVAAEGSVSDVRHPGSQAGADAAADGAVFGGEGVHGSVFRLRHPGSGLIPGRIPGGRPPLRHPDRVVPAAANGSATVPAMPKKNATPAGCTNLATSVPSCSQSQAVDEVEDGIVPVDISDDDEGEEEDVEVEAVGSKRRKLTSAVYFVHSFDSSCIKQFLRPNAADLSDY from the exons ATGGAGTCGTTCACTGCCGACAACCAGCCGCCCCAGGGTGGAGCAGTGGCTGCGGAGGGCTCCGTGTCAGACGTTCGGCATCCAGGGAGCCAGGCCGGAGCAGATGCCGCCGCCGACGGAGCAGTCTTCGGAGGCGAGGGTGTCCACGGCTCAGTGTTCCGCCTCCGGCATCCAGGGAGCGGCCTAATCCCTGGGCGCATCCCAGGTGGACGCCCACCACTCCGGCATCCAGACAGGGTCGTTCCTGCTGCAGCTAACGGATCTGCTACCGTCCCTGCTATGCCGAAGAAGAATGCAAC ACCAGCTGGGTGTACCAATTTGGCTACGTCGGTACCTTCGTGTTCACAGTCACAAGCAGTAGATGAAGTCGAAGATGGCATTGTGCCCGTGGACATTTCTGATgacgacgagggagaagaagaagatgttgaGGTTGAGGCTGTTGGCTCCAAGAGACGGAAGCTTACCTCTGCTGTATACTTTGTCCACAGTTTTGATTCCTCCTGTATAAA GCAGTTTCTACGGCCAAATGCTGCTGATTTATCAGATTATTGA